A window of Pseudophryne corroboree isolate aPseCor3 chromosome 1, aPseCor3.hap2, whole genome shotgun sequence genomic DNA:
ctaatgggcaaaaccatgtgcactgcaggggaggcagatgtaacatgtgcagagagagttagatttgggtgggttattttgtttctgtgcagtgcaatttagatttcagtttaaacacacccgacccaaatctaactctctctgcacatgttatatctgcccctcccccttccccccttgcagtgcaacatggttttgcccattagagaaaaagcttgctgttgcgatcaggtctgaattaggcccatagttatttgCTCAGAATCAGCCCCCTTTTTTCAATAATTACCCACAGCACACTGAATTACTAGAAAAGTTATATACTGTAGCTATCCTACTGTTAGGCTGAAGATTGAGACAAATAAATCCGTACTGTACAAATTCCATGTCTATTTGAAAGTACGGTACATAAGCCTGGTAATAGGTATGGGTTGTAGCCAACATAAATGGTTACTCAATACAAGTAATATTGCGATCCACTATGtacaaatatgggccctcattccgagttgatcggtcgcaaggcgaatttagcagagttacacacgctaagccgccgcctactgggagtgaatcttagcttcttaaaattgcgaccgatgtattcgcaatattgcgattactaactacttagcagtttctgagtagctccagacttactctgcctgtgcgatcagttcagtgcttgtcgttcctggttgacgtcacaaacacacccagcgttcggccaggcactcccaccgtttccctggccactcctgcgttttttccggaaacggtagcgttttcagccacacgcccctgaaacgccgtgtttccgcccagtaacacccatttcctgtcaatcacattacgatcgccggagcgaagaaaaagccgtgagtaaaattactttcttcatagtaaagttacttggcgcagtcgcagtgcgaacattgcgcatgcgtactaagcggattttcactgcgatgcgatgaaaaataccgagcgaacaactcggaatgagggccatgggtgcACTGATTTAATGCACAATACTATTTGAAATAAAAGCCAACTGATACGTATTTTTGTTGCCATGTGATTAGGTTGAAGACAGCACTGCAAGCCAGAATGAGACAGACACTGATAATGGAGAGCAGTCGAGCACGGCCAGTGAGAGCAGCACTGAAGTGCAGCCTACAGAAGCTGGCACCATTCAATCTGCCACCAAACAGCCTGAgagcaatgcaggtgtgcccaccGGGATCCCTAATAATGACTATGATAACGTAGGCACTGAAGAAGGTAGCAATGGAGGTGTTGCAAGCACTGCTGCTGTATATGAGTCAGAAATGAAAGGATACCATTATGATAATGGTTATTATGACCATGAAAATGAAGTTGATCCTAGAAGAGTACGAGGTGACACTTACGCAAGATATGAAGATGAATATCATTATAGAAACCAAGTATATGATGCCTATGGTCAGCCATACCATTACTATCAATAGGCccgtacctcccaacatttgtgacTTATATTCAAGACTTTTAGCGAGAAAGTGGCATGGTCACACACTATACATAGGCATGGCCATGTCACTTTGGGTGTGTGCCCAGTGCTTCAGAAGCATTGAGCCACACCCGCTTCCTTCACCTACTCAAAAACCACCCGATCAATGTCACCTGCACATGTTGCTGCATAAAGGTGTATCATCTAGTGGCATATATCTCCCAACCGTCCTCATATATGGACAGAAGTCTTTATACACAGAAAGGTGGGACAATATTATCTAACTGAGACTCTCACCTAAGTTGAGATATTGGGAAGATATGTAGACACAAACCAAGTTAAAAACGTTTGCATCAAGTTCTCTTTTACCagatattgttttgtttttattattgtttGACACTACATGCTTCTATTATTAAAATCAGTATAGAAGTAGCATTTCCGGAAGATTAAAAAGTCTGACTATCTAACACAAATGTTCTGTTTAATGTATGGATAATCATTAATGGGTTTTGACTTTTGACTATTCTGACTGTCCAGCTCAGGTATCCTACCTTACTTGCTTTAAAGACAACAGGTTCCTCTAGCACTGGTAGAGCGCATCAAATTATGTCAGCATTGTACATGGCTTTATATACCCACTCTCACTATATTGTCTAAATTAAAGTGGAGGGGGTAAGGGGTTCACATAGATGTGCATAGCAACTTTTTTTCTTAATTAATAGAAACATACAGATGTATACAGATACAGAAGATCTTAGCATGTGAGGTCAATTATTTTCTCTACACCAGAAAtagctgtacagtactgtatatggtcaGATAAATAAACGCTGCAGTTTTGTCAACTACAGTATGTTCATGTTATTTAAGCACTATATGAATTACTATACTTACATTCCTTATGTTAAGTGTATTAAATGAAATAAATTTTAAATAAACTATTTGCTGTATATTTGAGTTGTGTATTTAATAATTAATTTTGTTAATTCATTTTCCTTCACGCTTTCATTAACAACAAACGTTTCTATTCCTTGTCTATGTTATTGATGGTAGCGTTATGTAGGTGGAAATATAGATGTTAGTCCACACAGGTTTATTATAAGCACATGGGATTCTGCATACACATATTGTAGGTCACTGTACACATCCAATACAATAGAAGCATGTAAATGATAGATATGGCGTTATGTTCTACGCATCACATCTCGATgtgatacatcccaccacttattgggtacatactgtatgtacagtacgtaTGTGATTAgtatagcaaaggacagctctcccgataactgGACTTTCTGGTTTTTGGGTCTCAATATCAGGTTTAACCTCAATATCAggttcaggagactgatgccggaatcccaaccgctgggGAAATACCCCCAGACAGAATCCTGACCTCCGCAGGGTATTCCAACTCGGTTGGTGGgttcacgccaccaaccgagtgggaatataaccgctGGGCCCAAAGCTTGGCGAgctcaacgagcccgcaaggggactctctgtCGGAATTCCGACAGACGGGATTCCGCTGTTGGTACAGCCCTCATCCTGTCTGCCAGTAAAACATACTGATTCTCTTCCACGCAGTGCTAACAGcttgtgggccagatgcatcattgcttggaaagtggtaAAATGGTTtgtgaaaagtaccagccaatcagctcctaactgccatttttcaaacacagcctgtgacatggcagttaggagctgattggctggcacttttcccctctccattttatcactcttgaagtgatgatgcatctagccccgtaTCTGTACTGGGGTATAAaaggtataagggcattaacatatCAGCTACTGCTGTCTCTGATTTCAACTTCCCAAAAGGAAAGATGAAATATTGCTAATAGCTTTCCTATTTCTCAGTGCTTATTATATTTCAGAATCTCAAGAGGCCATTGTGAATGGAAGTAAGGACAATTTCAGGGGTGATTTTCAAGGTGGTTATACAGAATTGATAATCCAGTACTAATGGACAAAAATGATCAAAAGACTATTGAAGGGGTGATTGCACAGGCAATTATTTATTAAGAGACCTGCAATTGTTTCATTTAATGTAAGAGACGCCCCCATGAGAGGGACATTATTCAGCAAAGATCAGCTAATCAAATAATTAGTAATAAATCACTGAATGGCGGTAATTTGTGATCACAGGTAGGAGAGGAAGGGCTGGTGAGGCTGCAATCAGCATGCAGCAAACTATTATTATAATGTGTACTAGAACTGATAGTATAATATCCTGGGATACTACTCGTATATTAGGTGGCATAATGTACTGGGGGCAGTGCAGGTATAACATGCTGGAAGGCACTAGCAGGTTATTCTGTGGGCATTGGTGGTATGATATGCATTAGTGGCACTGCACATATAGCGTATATAGCAGTACTAAGATGACACTGTAATGTCTTTTTCTTTTATATGAAATCCTTTTTGTTATATTGCCTGCATATGAACATTACGTTTTTGATTGCTAGTATTTAAAAAAGCTGTGCATCCCATTAACCATACAAATCACATGGTTTGGCCACTGTTATCAGTACCCGCTCGTCCTGATCAACCAATTGATCCTACCTATTTTTTCTCTAAATTCATATCATGTAGTGATTTTACAATTacagcatttaaaatatattaatgtTTCCCATTCATTTAGATAATGTTTCTCAGGGCTTAACGTGGTCCTAAAGAGGTAACTGAACTCATCTTCCCCTCAGCCACTCTGAAATAATGCCTTGCCATTGTCAGAGGAGCAAATAGGGTTGATGGCACACAGAGCAAATAAGGAAAATGTTGCACCAGAgcaataactagacattttggtgccctgtgtaagaaagaaaattggtgccccctccccatAATTAAAAAAGGGGAACACTGTGCGATAAAAGTCACACACCAAAAATTTAGGGATGTGCTCaaggaatagtaccaattcacattacaccgcacaatagtgaccgttattcacattgcaccacacagtagtagccctTATACATGCTACGCCACACAGTACAACACATCACTAAGACACGTcctacagaggggtatatttactaaaattcgtaatttcccgtttgaggtcaaagttcaatcacgaatgacatcgaaagtgtaaagttgcaactttttgaatttagtacgactaatttactaagatgtcgtattctgcattttcgaattTACCGATATTGATGTCATTCTTTttttgggcagtgttttacgtgagtgacttgtaaaacactgccgactttaatacaatgaatctcggccggatctgagagatctgtgctgggcttcattgtgcacctttgtaaaaaatgaaatcagtgttaaattgaaaaaaaaaattgcgtggggtcccccctcctaagcataaccagcctcgggctctttgagccggtcctggttgcaaaaatatggggggggaatgataggggttcccccatatttaaacaaccagcaccgggctctgcgcctggtcctggttccaaaaatacgggggacaaaaagcataggggtcccccgtatttctgaaaccagcaccgggctccactagccagatacataatgccacagccgggggacacttttatctaggtccctgcggccctggcattacataaccaactagtcacccctggccggggtaccctggaggagtggggaccccttcaatcaaggggtccccccctccagccacccaaggaccaggggtgaagcccgaggctgtcccccccatccaagggctgcggatgggaggctgatagcctttttgacaaaaaatgaatattgtttttagtagcagtactacaagtcccagcaagcctccccgcaagctggtacttggagaaccacaagtaccagcatgcggtggaaaaccgggcccgctggtacctgtagtactactactaaaaaaataccccaataaaaacataagacacacaccttgaaagtaaaactttaatacatacatccacacctccatatacacatacttagctatgttcacacgagggtcggtcctcttctccatgtagaatccatggggtacctgttgaaaaaaatatactcacaaaatccagtgtagatcggtcctcttttaatccatttgtaatccaggtacttggcaaaaaaacaaaacggacacccgacctcgcactgaaaggggccccatgttttcacatgggacccctttccccgaatgccagaaaccccctctgacttatgtctaagagggttccatcagccaatcagggaacgccacgttgtggcatcctcctgattggctgtgtgctcctgtactgtatgacaggcagcacacggcagtgttacaatgtagcgcctatgcgctccattgtaaccaatggtgggaactttgtggtcagcggttgaccgaaagtaacctcaccgctgaccacaaagttccctccattggttataatggagcgtataggcgctacattgtaacactgccgggtgctgcctgtcatacagtacaggagcacacagccaatcaggagggtgccacaatgtggcgctccctgattggctgatggaaccctcttagacataagtcagagggggtttctggcattcggggaaaggggtcccatgtgaaaacatggggcccctttcagtgcgaggtcgggtatccgttttgtttttttgccaagtacctggattacaaatggattaaaagtggagccatctacactggattttgtgagtataattttttcaacaggtacaccatggattctacatggagaagaggaccgaccctcatgtgaacataggtaaatatgtgtatatggaggtgtggatgtatgtattaaagttttactttcaaggtgtgtgacttctgtttttattggggtatttttttagtagtagtactacaggtaccagcaggcccggttttccaccgcatgctggtacttgtggttctccaagtaccagcttgcgggggaggcttgctgggacttgtagtactgctactaaaaacaatattcatttttttacaaaaaggctatcagcctcccatccgcagcccttggatgggggggacagcctcgggctcacccctagtccttgggtggctggagggggggggaccccttgattgaaggggtccccactcctccagggtaccccggccaggggtgactagttggttatgtaatgccagggccgccgggacctatataaaagtgtcccccggctgtggcattatgtatctggctagtggagcccggtgctggtttcagaaatacgggggacccctacgctttttgtcccccgtatttttggaaccaggaccaggcacagagcccagtgctggttgtttaaatatgggggaacccctatcatttttccccccgtattttttcaaccagggccggctcaaagagccagaggctggttttgcttaggaggggggaccccacgcatttttttttttaaaaatatcactttcccatccccttcccactgataaacatgcacggatctcatggatccgtgcatgcctatccaaacacggggggaaaaagcaggtctgtttttttttagcactttttcacgaattgtatttcagcacggcagtgtttggctattgtcggcagtgtttgtgatttgcactttttagtaaattaccgatttctaccaaattgcagtcgtatttgaccgatggtgtattgattcgtaattttttcctaggacttccaaaatattacgaatgccctcatcactgccgagatttttgcttagtaaattcccgacatgacactttgaagaaaaaacgtaatctcggtcaaaatcgggaccttagtaaatataccccagagatggGAAGAGACATAAGCTTCCAATACGCGGGAATACTGCCGGTGATACAGCCCAGTACACACCATACATGTCACATGTACAACACATAACTGAGACAGGGAAGCATctaatttcccttcgtggagaggacctttcccataatgcactggttcc
This region includes:
- the IBSP gene encoding bone sialoprotein 2, which translates into the protein MKTALTFIFLLGLSSAFYINRFQRKWKGDDSDEKGALRNRYGNYFFRRVYFQSPPKYITHARGSDSSEENEDSSDEQEESVSVGKNGNNAASEEAGAEEPEGNGAEEEADSEGAEEENGGTSAPEVEDSTASQNETDTDNGEQSSTASESSTEVQPTEAGTIQSATKQPESNAGVPTGIPNNDYDNVGTEEGSNGGVASTAAVYESEMKGYHYDNGYYDHENEVDPRRVRGDTYARYEDEYHYRNQVYDAYGQPYHYYQ